A window of the Hordeum vulgare subsp. vulgare chromosome 5H, MorexV3_pseudomolecules_assembly, whole genome shotgun sequence genome harbors these coding sequences:
- the LOC123396986 gene encoding uncharacterized protein LOC123396986, with protein MTSKPKPPFVHLAIGRWWSSEAHLHYFMCKVAHSQAFTCTPSTSPAINTPAWLQDEAHESKPSSLLRNTVPSLYQHSAEHFSDLLMPSLKHGSSSVIILDIASKMKMRNLKKAAAMCKSKTGVLAGRLLVLASLRRRMATVGAISHRIHALMVATDAGKDLDKALAPRKAKAGGGKPVVLVRRRDATDISDQLALFHQEDGDGGDHGPDWSVHSIFDDENCCYADEYYEGDDDDDDSELLDLCDDGHNASEPSVMDVIRSNRKVEGLEFNVDDEIDQAAGMFITRFRNRMNGSI; from the exons ATGACGTCGAAGCCGAAGCCCCCGTTCGTGCACCTCGCGATTGGTCGATGGTGGAGCAGCGAAGCGCAC CTTCATTATTTCATGTGCAAAGTTGCACACTCACAGGCCTTCACTTGCACGCCCAGCACGTCTCCGGCTATAAATACGCCCGCGTGGCTTCAGGACGAGGCTCATGAATCCAAACCCTCAAGCCTCTTGCGCAACACCGTCCCATCTCTCTATCAGCATTCAGCAGAGCACTTCAGTGATCTGCTCATGCCTAGCCTCAAGCACGGCAGCTCCTCGGTTATCATCCTCGACATCGCGTCCAAGATGAAGATGCGCAACCTCAAGAAGGCGGCGGCGATGTGCAAGAGCAAAACCGGCGTGCTCGCGGGCAGGCTCCTCGTCCTCGCCTCGCTCCGCCGCAGGATGGCCACGGTCGGCGCCATCTCGCACCGGATCCACGCGCTCATGGTGGCCACCGACGCGGGGAAGGACCTCGACAAGGCTCTCGCGCCACGCAAGGCCAAGGCCGGCGGCGGGAAGCCGGTCGTCCTCGTCCGTCGTCGTGACGCCACCGACATCTCTGATCAGCTCGCGCTGTTCCATCAGGAAGACGGCGACGGTGGCGACCACGGCCCTGACTGGTCGGTCCACTCCATCTTCGACGATGAGAACTGTTGCTACGCCGACGAGTACTACGAgggcgacgacgatgatgacgacagcgaGCTACTCGACTTGTGCGACGATGGACACAACGCCAGCGAGCCATCGGTCATGGACGTGATCAGGAGCAACCGGAAGGTCGAGGGTTTGGAGTTCAACGTGGACGATGAGATCGACCAGGCTGCCGGCATGTTCATCACGAGGTTCCGGAACCGGATGAACGGGAGCATATAG